GGATGACCGAAATATATGGCTGTACTCGAAATAGACAACCTGCAGGCGAAGGTCGCAGAGGACGGCGGTGAACAGATCCTCGAGGGTGTGGACCTGGACGTCGAGTCGGGCGAGATCCACGCGCTGATGGGTCCGAACGGGTCGGGCAAGTCCACACTGGCGAAGGTCATCGCGGGCCACCCGGCCTACGAGGTCACTGGCGGCGAAGTGCGCTTCCACATCGAAGAGGACGAGTTCGAGGACATCGAGGTCCCCGCGGATCTGCAGACGTGGGACCTGCTCGATCTGGAACCGAACGAGCGCGCGGCGCTGGGTATCTTCCTGGCGTTCCAGTACCCCGCCGAGATCGAGGGCGTGACGATGGTGAACTTCCTGCGGACGGCGCTCAACGCGAAGCTCGAGGAGCGCGAGGAGCTGTTCGAGGACGAGGACGAGGAGGATGAAGCCGAAGCCGACGAGGGCGGTGACACCAAAGAAGACGCCGCGGGCTACGACACCTCTCCGATGGAGGGGCCCGCCGACGAGGGCGAGGTCGGCGTCGCGGAGTTTCAGGAGATCCTCCAGGCAAAGATGGAGCAACTCGACATGGACGAGAAGTTCGCGAACCGCTATCTCAACGCGGGCTTCTCCGGCGGCGAGAAGAAGCAAAACGAGGTCCTCCAGGCGGCGATCCTCGAGCCGTCGGTCGCGGTGCTCGACGAGATCGACTCCGGGCTGGACATCGACCGCCTGCAGGACGTCTCCCAGGGTATCAACGCGCTGCGCGACGAGCAGGGCGCGGGCATCCTGCAGATCACCCACTACCAGCGCATCCTCGACTACGTGGAGCCGGACCACGTCCACGTGATGCTCGACGGCGAGATCGCCAAATCCGGCGGCGCGGAGCTGGCCGAGACCCTCGAGGACGAGGGCTACGACTGGGTCCGCGAGGAAGTCTACGAGGCGGCCTGACGTGCATAGCCTGATACGGCTACAGACCATACACACGATACAACAATGAGCTCAGATCAAGACCATCTCAAGGAGACCGACACCGAGGCCCGCTTCGAGTTCAAGAAGGAGGAAAAGTCCGCCTTCGAAGCCGAGAAGGGGTTGACGGAGGAGACCATCCGGGTCATCTCCGAGGACAAGGACGAACCGGAGTGGATGCTCGAGCGGCGCCTGCGCGCGCTGGAGCAGTACCACGAGATGCCGATGCCCGACGACTGGCCGGGCGCACCCGACATCTCGGAGGTCGACGTCGACGAGATCGTTCCCTACATCCGCCCGGACATCGAAACGCGCGGCGGGGTCGACGACTGGAACGACCTCCCCGAGGAGATCCAGGACACCTTCGACAAGCTCGGTATCCCCGAGGCCGAGAAGAACGCCCTCTCGGGCGTCGGCGCCCAGTACGAGTCCGAAATCGTCTACCAGAACATGCAGGAGCGCTGGGAGGAGAAGGGCGTCATCTTCTGCGACATGGACAAGGCGGTCCAGGAACACGAAGAGATCGTCGAGGAGTACTTCATGACGAAGGCCGTGCCGCCGAGCGACAACAAGTTCGCGGCGCTGCACGGCGCCATCTGGTCCGGTGGGTCGTTCGTCTACGTCCCCGAGGACACGACGGTCGACATGCCCGTCCAGGCGTACTTCCGGATGAACTCCGACGGCATGGGCCAGTTCGAGCACACGCTCATCATCGCCGAGGAGGGCTCGGAAGTCCACTACATCGAGGGCTGTTCCGCCCCGAAGTACTCGGAGTTCAACCTCCACAGCGGGGGCGTCGAAGTGTTCGTCAAGGAAGGTGCCCACGTCCAGTACTCGACGGTGCAGAACTGGTCGAAAAACACCTACAACCTCAACACCAAGCGCGCCATCGCCGAGGCCGACGCCACGATGGAGTGGGTCTCCGGCAGCATGGGTTCGAAGGCGACGATGCTCTACCCGAGCACCATCCTCAAAGGGCCCGGCGCGACGGACAACCACATCACCATCGCCATGGCCGGCGAGGGCCAGGACATCGACACCGGCGCGAAGGTCTACCACAACGCGCCCGACACGAAGTCGACCATCGAGTCCAAGTCCATCGCCAAGGACGGCGGCCGCACCAACTACCGCGGTTTGGTCCACATGGCCAACGGCGCCGAAGGCGCGTCGACGTCCGTCGAATGTGACGCGCTGATGTTCGACAACGACTCGACGTCGGACACGATGCCGTACATGGAGATTCAGGAGAACGAGGTCGACGTGGCTCACGAGGCGACCGTCGGCAAGATCGGTGACGAGGACGTGTTCTACCTCCAGAGCCGCGGCCTGGACGACGACGACGCAAAGCAGATGATCGTCGCCGGCTTCATCGAGCCGATCACCGAGGAACTGCCCATCGAGTACGCGGTCGAGCTCAACCGCCTCATCGAACTGGAGATGGAGGGCTCGCTCGGGTAACCCCCGGTGATCACCATGAGTACGCAGGTACACGCGAACCTCACAGAGGCACAGGTAACGGAGATCAGCGAACAGCTCGACGAGCCCGAGTGGCTCCTCGAGACCCGTCTGGACGCGCTGGCCGCGCTCGACGAGCTGGACATGCCGGACGTCATCACGACGCCCGGTCCGCGCCACTGGACGAACCTCGTCGACCTCGACTACGAGTCACTCGTAGACCCGCTGGAGTGGGAGCAGGAGAAAGACCGCGTCGAAGCCGAAGGCGCCGACGTGCTGGCGTGGGACGAGGCCCTGGCCGAGCACGGCGACCTGATCGAGGAGCAGTTCGGGAGCGTCGTCGACCCCCAGCGTGACTTCCTGACGGCGCTGTCGACGGCGCTGTTCTCGGCGGGCACGCTCGTCTACGTTCCCGAAGGCGTCGCCGCCGAGGACGTGAAGATCCGGACGACACAGAACAGCCGCTCGCTGTTCAACTACACGCTGGTCGTCGTCGAGGAGTCGGCCTCGGCCACGATCCTCGAACGACAGAGCATCGGCGCCGACGTCGAGGGCGACCAGTACTACTCGGGCGTCGTCGAGGTCGTCGCCGGCGAGAACGCGAACGTCCAGTACGGGGCGCTCCAGAACCTCGGCGAGGACACCTACAACTTTCAGGTCAAGCGCGGCCACGCCGCCGACCACGCCTCAGTCGACTGGATCGAGGGCAACATCGGCTCGCGGCTCACGAAGTCCAGCGTCGAGACCCGACTCCTGGGCGAGGGCTCGGAGAGCCAGATCGTCGGCGCCTTCTTCGGCCACGACGACCAGCACTTCGACATCAACAGCCGCGTCTGGCACGAGCACGAGCACACCACCGCCGACCTCGTGACCCGCGGCGTCCTCGACGACGAGGCTCGCTCGGTGTACGAGGGGGTCCAAGACGTTGGTACCGACGCCTGGGACACCAGCTCTTACCAGCGCGAGAACACGCTGATGCTCAGCGACGACAGCGAGGCCGACGCCTCGCCGAAGCTGATCATCAACAACCACGACACCGAGGCCAGCCACTCCGCGACCGTCGGCCAGGTCGACGCCGAGGAACTGTTCTACATGACCTCCCGCGGCGTCGACGAGGAGCGCGCGAAGAACATGCTCGTCGAGGGCTTCTTCGTGCCCGTCCTCGAGGAGGTCGCCGTCGACGAACTCCGCGAGGACATGGACGAGTTGATCGTCGAGCGGCTGACCGAGTAATTCCCTCCCGTTTTCGCCCGTCCTGGCGACGTTCCACTCCCGTTCCCGGGTCTCGAAAACGCGCCCGTCGGTTAAGTATCGTGATGACGTTAGACACACCAACGCATGCGTCCACTGCACCTCTTGCCCCTCGTGGTCGCCCCGGTCGTCCCGCTGCACACGGGCCACCTGCATCTGGTGACGGACTCGGTCCTCGGGGTGGCGGTCGGGGTCGCCGTCGTCGGGCTGTACGTGCTCGCGCTCCGCTGGGCCGGTGACGACCGGACGGGCGGCCGCGACCACGGGCCCCAGGACAGGGAGAGTCGTTCGAATCGGTGAGCCCGTGGTGGCCGGCGAGTGCGCCGACTGCGTCCTTACAGTCGCAGTGGCGAGGGAAGGACTTACGTCCCCGCCTGCCTGACCACTGTCTATGAATCACGCGACGGGCGTCGACCACCAGGGGGGCCCGCGATGAGTCTCACCGTGCCCGTCGGGTCCGACCACCAGCTGGCCCGCCTGCTCCAGATCGGTATCGTCCTGGAAGAAGTCGTCGAGGCGCGGGCGTCGAAACACGCCAGCGACAGCGGAGCGGACCTGACCGACGACGTGCGAGCGATGCTCGAAGACGCCGCCGAGGAGTCCGCCCGCCACCGCGACCGCCTGGAGGACCTGATCGGAGAACTCGACGCCGAGACGGTCGCCTACGAGGAGATCGAGGCGCTCGTCGAGGCCCAGTACGAGGCCGACGAGGACTTCGACGGCGTCCTCTACGACCAGCTGTGTAACGAGGAGACGGCCTACAAGTTCTACGACGACCTCATCGAGGCCGTCGAGGCCTCGGACGTACAGTTCGGTATCGACCGCGGCCGACTGCTCGACACCCTCGCAACCATCCGCGAGGAGGAGGCCGAGGGCGTCGAAGAAGTGACCGAACTCATGGAGGAGCGACGATGACCGCCGACGGCCCGGTGTGCCGCCGGCAACCCACTCGAACGGAGGGATTCCTGTGAACACGGCCGACCAGTACCTGAAAGCCATCTACCTGATCCAGCAGATCGAGGACGGCCCCGCGTCGACCGGTGACCTCGCCGACCGACTCGACGTGAGCCCCGCGAGCGCCAACGAGATGATCGGCAAGCTCGAAGACCAGGGGCTGGCCGAACACGAGAAGTACAAGGGCGTCTCCCTCTCGGACGAGGGCATCGTCCGCGCCCGCGACGCGCTCCAGAACTACTGCATCATCGAGCGGTTCCTCGTCGAGGTCCTCGAAGTCGAGGAGTTCCGCGGTGAGGCCCGCCAGCTCGAGAGCGTCATCGACGAGACCGTCGCCGACCGACTCGACACCATCATCGACCGCGACCCCGCCTGTCCCGACTGCTTCGACTCCGAAGACGACGTCTGTGGCCTACTCGAAGTCCCCGCGACCGCCGACGACTGACGGTCAGAGCGTCCGGCCGTACGTTTTTGACGGATACCGCGACCACTCCGTGGTGTGCCCGACTGTCCGACCTGCGGGACGTCGCTTTCGAGCGAGGCCGGCAAGCGCCAGCACCACGCGAAAGTCCACGGCGAATACCTCCCGAATCGGACGTGTGAGGACTGTGGAACAGACTTCTACGACCCGAAGGCGCGGCTCGCCTACTGCGACGACTGCGACCCGAACGCGGGCGAGAACAAC
This DNA window, taken from Halosimplex litoreum, encodes the following:
- the sufB gene encoding Fe-S cluster assembly protein SufB encodes the protein MSSDQDHLKETDTEARFEFKKEEKSAFEAEKGLTEETIRVISEDKDEPEWMLERRLRALEQYHEMPMPDDWPGAPDISEVDVDEIVPYIRPDIETRGGVDDWNDLPEEIQDTFDKLGIPEAEKNALSGVGAQYESEIVYQNMQERWEEKGVIFCDMDKAVQEHEEIVEEYFMTKAVPPSDNKFAALHGAIWSGGSFVYVPEDTTVDMPVQAYFRMNSDGMGQFEHTLIIAEEGSEVHYIEGCSAPKYSEFNLHSGGVEVFVKEGAHVQYSTVQNWSKNTYNLNTKRAIAEADATMEWVSGSMGSKATMLYPSTILKGPGATDNHITIAMAGEGQDIDTGAKVYHNAPDTKSTIESKSIAKDGGRTNYRGLVHMANGAEGASTSVECDALMFDNDSTSDTMPYMEIQENEVDVAHEATVGKIGDEDVFYLQSRGLDDDDAKQMIVAGFIEPITEELPIEYAVELNRLIELEMEGSLG
- the sufD gene encoding Fe-S cluster assembly protein SufD → MSTQVHANLTEAQVTEISEQLDEPEWLLETRLDALAALDELDMPDVITTPGPRHWTNLVDLDYESLVDPLEWEQEKDRVEAEGADVLAWDEALAEHGDLIEEQFGSVVDPQRDFLTALSTALFSAGTLVYVPEGVAAEDVKIRTTQNSRSLFNYTLVVVEESASATILERQSIGADVEGDQYYSGVVEVVAGENANVQYGALQNLGEDTYNFQVKRGHAADHASVDWIEGNIGSRLTKSSVETRLLGEGSESQIVGAFFGHDDQHFDINSRVWHEHEHTTADLVTRGVLDDEARSVYEGVQDVGTDAWDTSSYQRENTLMLSDDSEADASPKLIINNHDTEASHSATVGQVDAEELFYMTSRGVDEERAKNMLVEGFFVPVLEEVAVDELREDMDELIVERLTE
- a CDS encoding ferritin-like domain-containing protein, with amino-acid sequence MSLTVPVGSDHQLARLLQIGIVLEEVVEARASKHASDSGADLTDDVRAMLEDAAEESARHRDRLEDLIGELDAETVAYEEIEALVEAQYEADEDFDGVLYDQLCNEETAYKFYDDLIEAVEASDVQFGIDRGRLLDTLATIREEEAEGVEEVTELMEERR
- a CDS encoding ABC transporter ATP-binding protein, producing MAVLEIDNLQAKVAEDGGEQILEGVDLDVESGEIHALMGPNGSGKSTLAKVIAGHPAYEVTGGEVRFHIEEDEFEDIEVPADLQTWDLLDLEPNERAALGIFLAFQYPAEIEGVTMVNFLRTALNAKLEEREELFEDEDEEDEAEADEGGDTKEDAAGYDTSPMEGPADEGEVGVAEFQEILQAKMEQLDMDEKFANRYLNAGFSGGEKKQNEVLQAAILEPSVAVLDEIDSGLDIDRLQDVSQGINALRDEQGAGILQITHYQRILDYVEPDHVHVMLDGEIAKSGGAELAETLEDEGYDWVREEVYEAA
- a CDS encoding metal-dependent transcriptional regulator, which encodes MNTADQYLKAIYLIQQIEDGPASTGDLADRLDVSPASANEMIGKLEDQGLAEHEKYKGVSLSDEGIVRARDALQNYCIIERFLVEVLEVEEFRGEARQLESVIDETVADRLDTIIDRDPACPDCFDSEDDVCGLLEVPATADD